The Niallia alba genome includes a window with the following:
- a CDS encoding response regulator transcription factor produces MNQTINILVVEDDNDINQLLCRIIKKSQYYPQPAYSGTEALIYLDKQRWDLVLLDLMLPGMAGEQILEKITAKGSMPVIIISAKSEKETKINSLRSGADDFISKPFDVDEVSARIDSLLRRYKHTNETPKQLLTHKDIHLDLDTKTVYVEGAEITLTVREYKILKLLMTSPKKVFSKSNVFESVWNEPFHGDDNTVNVHMSNLRNKLSKANPSEEYIETIWGMGYRLKS; encoded by the coding sequence GTGAATCAGACGATAAACATTTTAGTTGTTGAAGATGACAATGATATTAATCAATTATTATGCCGGATTATAAAAAAGAGCCAATACTATCCACAACCTGCCTATTCGGGTACAGAGGCACTGATTTATTTAGATAAGCAGAGATGGGATTTAGTTTTACTTGATTTAATGCTTCCAGGTATGGCTGGTGAACAAATTCTTGAAAAAATAACGGCAAAAGGTTCTATGCCAGTTATTATTATTTCAGCAAAAAGTGAAAAGGAAACCAAAATTAATAGCTTACGCTCAGGGGCAGATGATTTTATTTCTAAGCCTTTTGATGTTGATGAAGTGTCTGCTCGCATTGATTCTCTGCTTCGTAGATACAAACATACGAATGAAACCCCTAAACAACTATTAACGCATAAAGATATTCACCTTGATTTGGATACAAAGACTGTTTATGTAGAAGGCGCAGAAATCACGTTAACAGTTCGGGAATATAAGATTTTAAAACTTTTAATGACTTCACCGAAAAAGGTCTTTTCCAAATCGAATGTATTCGAGAGTGTATGGAACGAGCCTTTTCATGGGGATGACAACACGGTTAATGTTCATATGAGTAACTTACGGAATAAACTCAGTAAGGCAAATCCAAGTGAAGAATATATCGAAACAATATGGGGAATGGGCTATCGTCTCAAATCTTAA
- a CDS encoding 5'-nucleotidase C-terminal domain-containing protein yields the protein MKRRNKRNLSIITVIAILFNLFSPVANLNVKAETVVATDLLISEYIEGSGFNKAIELYNGTGSDLDLSQYSLGIHTNGAEEVSQKLTLSGTLKNGETYVLYHGQADEKIKAKGNLENSTVINFNGNDPLVLLKGDSIIDSIGQVGSSADFAKDVTLVRNSDVLTGDKNSKDIFDRNVEWTNKGINFFDDLGTHTIGTVIPEEPTEPVPAISIADARQLGAGNTVTIEGIATTNSGLWGSETFYMQDTSAGMFVYASPKSVKSGDKVKITGVLKTYKNELEMEPASLDIISSDNELPAAQSVAEVTGSTQGELLKLQNVTISEMTKDSYGTATFQAVFESGEKVRVIHDNRTGSTYDELIKHYKEGDKVHLTGIGSVDETGFHLKTTGLNSYDLVNKPAVYTTQTQGVVPAGTKVELNSGIDNAAIYYTTDGSAPTETSTKYSEAIALETGETTIKAIAVNNGTVSDVFSFTFKILNTENIRIHDIQGKGHISEYNGSSVTDITGVVTYVFGTSSFVMQDVDGADTDKTTSEAIEVYKSSHGVSVGDKVSVTGTVTEYGGGANLSKTQITATAVTKNGTAELPAPLVIGKDIFPPNKVIDNDEMKSFDPEEDGIDFWESVEYMRVSFPDALVVGPPYSNDVPIIVESTTNNTLNNQGGLNIAKDDYNPEKIFLDNVGSNFQPGDKFNGDVVGVVTYSSNGYQLSVNKNELPTVTKANLTQEVTHIAPAKDKLTVASYNVENFSNNKSNTPDDKVARIAKSFVENMKSPDIITLIEVQDNDGETNSGNTDASESYQRLIDAITVAGGPTYKWTDVAPVNNANGGAPGGNIRVGYLYNPERVTLVEGTKGAATEANGWTETGNLTLNPGVINPEAFTNTRKPLAAEFEFEGQHVVVIGNHLNSKGGDQSLWGANQPPILSSETERLKLAKEVNNFIKDGLAKNPNLNVVVAGDMNDFEFTPVLETLKGDILTNMVEKVPAEDRFSYFFQGNNQVLDHILVTNKLADVTTADMIHINANFTEATGQASDHDPVLIQLDLPKLPEVPDLTFIHTNDIHSALDNIPKTVTAVKEIRAANPNALLLHAGDQFTGTLYFNEFQGKADLAMLNLLGVDAMTFGNHEFDLGSSAEGHQALVDFIKGANFPFVSANVDFSKDAKFAGLQNKSIESKFENGEIYSGIVKEVNGEKVGIFGLTTEETADISSPGSIVFENYLKEAEKAVEAFEKAGVNRIVALTHIGYDDNAAIDNDLILAEKVEGIDVIVGGHSHTTLEKPVIVDKDETPTVIVQTGNSNGNLGVLNVNFDENDVVKTYDGHLVAIGAQTEDKEAVEVLAPFKAQVNKVAQTEIGVSTPIALESPRTNGDDTKPSVRKNETILGNLITDGMLEKSRTFTGKNVIMALQNGGGIRASIDKGPITVGEIITVLPFNNTLATMDVTGAELKEAFEISLGQYPTENGGFLHVAGGKVVYDAAKPAGERIVSVSYLNEDGKYVEVQDDTMYTIATNAFTAKGGDGYGVFANAYAEGRVTDLGLSDWENFRDHLVSLGSEGIPTEVEGRIVDVADEFNLSVMHTNDIHSALDNMPKTVTAVKEVRAENPNSLLLHAGDQFTGTLYFNEFQGKADLAMLNLLGIDAMTFGNHEFDLGSSAEGHQALADFIKGANFPFVSANVDFSKDAKFAGLQNDSIESNVENGEIYNGIIKDVNGEKVGIFGLTTEETADISSPGSITFENYLKEAEKAVASFEEQGINKIIALTHIGYDDNAAIDNDLILAEKVEGIDVIVGGHSHTTLEKPVIVDKDETPTVIVQTGNANSNLGVLDVTFNKNGVVTDNSGRLIAIGSQTPDTEATEVLAPFKAQVNKVAQAEIGVSTPIALESPRTNGDDTQPSVRKNETVLGNLITDGMLEKSRTFTGKNVIMALQNGGGIRASIDKGPITVGEIITVLPFNNTLATMDVTGAELKEAFEISLGQYPTENGGFLHVAGGKIVYDAKKQAGERIVSVSYLNEDGKYVEVKDDVMYTIATNAFTAKGGDGYGVFAKAYAEGRVTDLGLSDWENFRDHLVSLGSDGIPTEVEGRIVDVSQEPGEEPGEEPGEEPGEEPGEEPGEEPGEEPGEEPGEEPGEEPGEEPGQEPGEEPGQELGENPGNNPGENPGNPNPVKEVKLKVIKDGNKYKISDSALANLADNAVVYISVDNKINATITLTKEQIQALQEADATIVVSNGNVEIQIPASILPLADHVEIKVKKMKVKGSMVAYDFTIAADGETYHKFNEKVKLTFKVDSKQVKNPKNVKVYYWNEKEGKWELVGGEYKNGAVSVYTDHFSTYGVFEGQPDSSKVPTQVNELPNTATNSFNILLAGFMLIVVGVGLYFVKRRNGKTNY from the coding sequence ATGAAAAGAAGAAATAAGAGGAATCTTAGTATTATCACGGTAATTGCTATACTTTTTAATTTATTCTCACCAGTAGCTAATTTAAATGTAAAGGCTGAAACGGTTGTAGCTACAGATCTGCTTATCTCCGAATATATTGAGGGATCGGGTTTTAACAAGGCTATCGAATTATACAACGGAACAGGCTCTGACCTTGATTTAAGTCAGTATAGTCTAGGTATTCATACAAATGGGGCAGAGGAAGTTTCACAAAAACTTACGCTATCTGGCACATTAAAAAATGGTGAAACTTATGTACTCTATCATGGTCAAGCCGATGAAAAAATTAAAGCAAAAGGGAATCTTGAAAATTCAACGGTAATTAACTTTAATGGTAACGATCCTCTTGTTCTATTAAAAGGAGACTCTATCATTGATTCAATTGGGCAAGTTGGCTCATCTGCTGATTTTGCTAAAGACGTTACTTTAGTTAGAAATAGTGATGTTCTAACAGGTGATAAAAATAGTAAAGATATTTTTGATAGAAATGTAGAATGGACAAATAAAGGGATTAATTTCTTTGATGATCTCGGAACCCATACTATAGGTACAGTAATTCCTGAAGAACCTACAGAACCAGTTCCTGCTATTTCTATCGCAGATGCTCGTCAGCTTGGTGCGGGGAATACAGTTACTATAGAAGGAATTGCGACAACTAATTCAGGACTATGGGGAAGCGAAACCTTCTATATGCAAGATACATCTGCAGGGATGTTTGTATATGCTAGCCCTAAATCGGTTAAGTCAGGAGATAAAGTAAAAATAACGGGCGTATTAAAGACATATAAAAACGAGCTGGAAATGGAACCAGCAAGCCTCGATATTATTTCTTCAGACAATGAACTACCAGCTGCACAGTCTGTTGCTGAAGTAACTGGATCTACACAAGGTGAATTGCTCAAATTACAAAATGTGACAATCTCTGAAATGACGAAAGATAGCTATGGCACTGCTACGTTCCAAGCTGTATTTGAAAGTGGAGAAAAAGTAAGAGTTATTCACGATAATCGTACCGGCTCTACTTACGATGAATTAATTAAACATTATAAAGAAGGAGATAAAGTTCATCTTACAGGAATTGGATCTGTTGATGAAACTGGATTCCATCTGAAAACTACTGGTCTTAATAGCTATGATTTAGTAAACAAGCCAGCCGTTTATACAACCCAAACACAAGGTGTAGTTCCAGCTGGTACAAAGGTCGAATTAAATTCTGGTATTGATAATGCGGCTATCTATTACACAACAGACGGTTCCGCGCCAACTGAAACTAGCACAAAGTACTCGGAAGCAATCGCTTTAGAAACAGGTGAAACTACGATTAAAGCAATTGCTGTTAATAATGGCACAGTAAGTGATGTATTTAGCTTTACTTTTAAAATTCTAAATACTGAAAATATCCGCATCCATGATATTCAAGGAAAAGGACATATTTCTGAATATAATGGCTCTTCTGTTACGGACATAACTGGTGTTGTGACCTATGTATTTGGTACAAGCAGTTTTGTTATGCAGGATGTTGATGGTGCGGATACTGACAAAACCACTTCCGAAGCAATTGAAGTATATAAATCATCTCATGGTGTTTCTGTTGGTGATAAAGTATCTGTTACTGGAACAGTTACGGAATATGGCGGAGGAGCTAACCTATCGAAAACACAAATTACTGCAACGGCAGTTACTAAAAATGGTACAGCTGAATTACCTGCTCCACTTGTCATTGGGAAAGATATTTTCCCTCCAAATAAAGTAATTGACAATGATGAAATGAAATCCTTTGATCCAGAAGAAGATGGTATCGACTTTTGGGAATCTGTTGAATATATGCGTGTTTCATTTCCAGATGCTCTTGTAGTTGGACCTCCATATTCTAATGATGTGCCTATTATTGTGGAAAGCACGACAAATAATACGTTAAATAATCAGGGTGGACTAAATATCGCAAAAGACGATTATAACCCTGAAAAAATCTTTTTGGATAATGTAGGCAGTAACTTCCAACCAGGTGATAAATTTAATGGCGATGTAGTAGGGGTCGTTACTTATTCAAGCAATGGCTATCAATTATCAGTCAATAAGAACGAATTACCTACTGTAACAAAGGCAAACTTAACACAAGAAGTTACTCATATTGCACCTGCAAAAGATAAATTAACTGTTGCTTCTTATAATGTTGAGAACTTCTCAAATAACAAATCAAACACTCCAGATGACAAAGTAGCAAGAATTGCCAAGTCATTCGTGGAAAATATGAAGTCTCCTGATATCATTACTTTAATAGAGGTACAGGATAATGATGGAGAAACGAATTCTGGAAATACAGATGCATCAGAAAGCTATCAACGTTTAATCGATGCGATCACTGTTGCTGGTGGTCCAACCTATAAATGGACAGATGTAGCGCCTGTGAACAATGCGAACGGTGGAGCGCCTGGTGGAAATATCCGTGTTGGCTATCTTTACAATCCTGAACGAGTAACATTAGTTGAAGGAACAAAGGGAGCAGCAACGGAGGCAAATGGATGGACGGAAACGGGTAACCTGACATTAAATCCAGGTGTTATTAACCCAGAAGCATTTACTAACACACGAAAACCACTTGCTGCAGAATTTGAATTCGAGGGTCAACATGTTGTTGTGATCGGAAATCACTTGAATTCTAAAGGCGGAGATCAATCTTTATGGGGAGCTAATCAGCCACCTATATTGTCTTCCGAAACAGAGCGCCTAAAACTAGCAAAAGAAGTAAATAACTTCATTAAGGATGGTCTTGCAAAAAATCCTAACTTAAATGTGGTTGTAGCTGGAGACATGAATGATTTCGAATTCACGCCAGTTCTTGAAACCTTAAAAGGTGATATTTTAACAAATATGGTAGAAAAGGTTCCTGCAGAAGATCGCTTTTCTTACTTCTTCCAAGGAAACAACCAAGTACTAGATCATATTTTAGTAACAAATAAATTAGCTGATGTAACAACAGCTGATATGATTCATATTAACGCAAACTTTACGGAAGCAACTGGACAAGCATCTGATCATGACCCAGTATTGATTCAACTTGATTTACCTAAATTACCAGAAGTACCTGATTTAACGTTCATCCATACTAATGACATTCACTCTGCTTTGGATAACATACCGAAGACGGTTACTGCTGTAAAAGAAATACGAGCAGCCAATCCAAATGCACTTCTCCTTCATGCAGGAGACCAATTTACGGGTACATTATATTTTAATGAATTCCAAGGGAAAGCAGATTTGGCGATGCTAAACTTGCTTGGAGTTGATGCAATGACTTTTGGAAACCATGAATTTGATTTAGGTTCTTCAGCAGAAGGACATCAAGCATTGGTTGACTTTATTAAGGGAGCAAATTTCCCATTTGTAAGTGCAAATGTTGATTTCTCGAAAGATGCTAAATTTGCTGGACTTCAAAATAAATCAATCGAATCAAAATTTGAAAATGGTGAGATTTACAGTGGAATTGTTAAAGAAGTAAACGGTGAAAAAGTTGGTATCTTCGGTTTAACGACAGAGGAAACAGCAGATATTTCTAGCCCAGGATCGATTGTTTTTGAAAACTATCTAAAAGAAGCGGAAAAAGCAGTCGAAGCTTTTGAAAAAGCAGGTGTCAACCGAATTGTTGCATTGACACATATTGGATATGACGATAACGCAGCAATTGATAACGATCTAATTCTTGCTGAAAAAGTCGAAGGTATTGATGTAATTGTTGGCGGTCATAGCCATACAACATTAGAAAAACCAGTTATTGTAGACAAGGATGAAACACCTACAGTAATTGTTCAAACCGGAAACTCAAATGGAAATCTTGGCGTTTTAAATGTAAACTTTGATGAAAATGATGTAGTGAAAACTTATGATGGTCACTTAGTAGCTATTGGTGCTCAAACAGAAGATAAAGAAGCTGTTGAAGTCTTAGCACCATTTAAAGCACAGGTTAATAAAGTGGCTCAAACTGAAATCGGTGTATCTACACCAATTGCATTGGAAAGTCCACGTACGAATGGCGATGATACAAAACCAAGTGTCCGTAAAAATGAAACCATTTTAGGAAACTTGATTACCGATGGAATGCTTGAGAAATCAAGAACATTTACTGGTAAAAATGTTATCATGGCACTACAAAACGGTGGTGGTATCCGAGCATCAATCGATAAAGGACCAATCACTGTTGGAGAAATAATCACTGTTCTGCCATTTAACAATACTTTAGCAACCATGGACGTAACGGGTGCAGAGCTCAAAGAAGCATTTGAAATTTCTCTAGGTCAATACCCAACAGAAAACGGTGGCTTCTTACATGTAGCAGGTGGGAAAGTTGTGTATGATGCAGCAAAACCAGCTGGAGAGCGAATTGTATCAGTTTCATATTTAAATGAAGATGGTAAATATGTAGAAGTTCAAGATGATACAATGTACACAATTGCAACAAATGCATTCACTGCTAAAGGTGGCGACGGTTATGGAGTATTTGCCAACGCATATGCAGAAGGCCGTGTAACAGATTTAGGGCTATCTGATTGGGAAAATTTCCGAGATCATTTAGTAAGTCTTGGAAGTGAAGGTATTCCTACTGAAGTGGAAGGAAGAATTGTTGATGTAGCAGATGAGTTTAACTTATCTGTAATGCATACTAATGATATCCACTCTGCTTTGGATAACATGCCGAAGACCGTTACTGCTGTAAAAGAGGTGCGAGCAGAAAATCCAAATTCACTTCTTCTTCATGCAGGTGACCAATTTACAGGTACATTATATTTTAATGAATTCCAAGGGAAAGCAGATTTAGCGATGCTGAACTTGCTTGGCATTGATGCAATGACTTTTGGGAACCATGAATTTGATTTAGGTTCTTCAGCGGAAGGGCATCAGGCATTGGCTGACTTTATTAAAGGAGCAAACTTCCCATTTGTAAGTGCAAACGTTGATTTCTCAAAAGATGCTAAATTTGCTGGACTTCAAAACGATTCAATCGAATCGAATGTTGAAAATGGTGAGATTTACAATGGCATTATTAAAGATGTAAATGGAGAAAAAGTTGGTATCTTCGGTTTAACGACAGAGGAGACGGCTGATATTTCTAGTCCAGGATCTATTACTTTTGAAAACTATCTGAAAGAAGCAGAAAAAGCTGTTGCATCCTTTGAAGAACAAGGGATTAATAAGATTATTGCATTAACTCATATCGGATATGACGACAACGCTGCGATTGATAATGATTTAATTCTTGCTGAAAAAGTCGAGGGCATTGATGTAATCGTTGGCGGTCATAGCCATACAACATTAGAAAAACCAGTTATTGTAGACAAGGATGAAACACCTACTGTCATTGTGCAGACTGGTAATGCTAATAGTAATTTAGGTGTGTTGGATGTAACTTTCAATAAAAATGGGGTTGTAACAGACAATAGTGGACGTTTGATTGCAATTGGCTCCCAAACACCTGATACTGAAGCAACAGAAGTATTGGCACCATTCAAAGCACAAGTGAATAAGGTGGCACAAGCAGAAATTGGTGTGTCTACACCAATCGCATTAGAAAGCCCACGTACGAACGGTGATGATACACAACCAAGTGTTCGTAAAAATGAAACAGTTCTTGGGAATTTAATTACAGATGGAATGCTTGAGAAATCAAGAACATTTACTGGTAAAAATGTTATCATGGCACTACAAAACGGTGGTGGTATCCGAGCATCAATCGATAAAGGACCAATCACTGTTGGAGAAATAATCACTGTTCTGCCATTTAACAATACTTTAGCAACCATGGACGTAACGGGTGCAGAGCTCAAAGAAGCATTTGAAATTTCTCTAGGTCAATACCCAACAGAAAACGGTGGCTTCTTACATGTAGCAGGTGGGAAGATAGTATATGATGCGAAAAAACAAGCAGGAGAGCGCATTGTATCTGTTTCTTATCTAAATGAAGATGGTAAATACGTAGAAGTGAAAGACGATGTAATGTACACAATTGCAACAAACGCGTTTACTGCTAAAGGTGGCGACGGTTACGGTGTGTTTGCCAAAGCATATGCAGAAGGTCGTGTAACGGACTTAGGTTTATCTGATTGGGAAAACTTCCGAGATCATTTAGTAAGTCTTGGAAGTGACGGTATTCCTACTGAAGTGGAAGGAAGAATTGTTGATGTGAGTCAAGAACCAGGAGAAGAACCAGGAGAAGAACCAGGAGAAGAACCAGGAGAAGAACCAGGAGAAGAACCAGGAGAAGAACCAGGAGAAGAGCCAGGAGAAGAACCAGGAGAAGAACCAGGAGAAGAGCCAGGAGAAGAACCAGGTCAAGAGCCAGGAGAAGAGCCAGGTCAAGAACTAGGAGAAAATCCAGGCAATAATCCAGGAGAAAACCCTGGTAATCCAAATCCTGTAAAAGAAGTTAAACTAAAAGTAATTAAAGATGGAAACAAATATAAAATTAGTGATTCTGCACTTGCCAATCTTGCAGATAATGCTGTAGTTTATATCAGTGTTGATAACAAAATCAATGCAACCATTACACTAACGAAAGAACAAATTCAGGCTTTACAAGAGGCTGATGCAACAATCGTGGTAAGTAACGGAAATGTTGAGATTCAAATCCCTGCTTCTATTCTTCCTTTAGCTGATCATGTAGAAATTAAAGTGAAGAAAATGAAAGTGAAAGGTTCAATGGTAGCATATGACTTCACAATTGCGGCTGATGGAGAAACATACCATAAATTCAATGAAAAAGTTAAACTTACATTCAAAGTTGATTCAAAGCAAGTCAAAAATCCTAAAAATGTAAAAGTTTATTATTGGAATGAAAAGGAAGGTAAATGGGAATTAGTTGGTGGAGAATACAAAAATGGTGCTGTGTCAGTTTATACAGATCACTTCAGTACGTATGGTGTATTTGAAGGTCAACCAGATTCTTCTAAGGTTCCAACTCAAGTTAATGAGCTTCCTAATACAGCGACAAACAGCTTTAACATTTTACTTGCAGGATTTATGTTAATAGTAGTTGGAGTTGGTTTATACTTTGTTAAGAGAAGAAATGGTAAAACAAATTATTAA
- a CDS encoding YehS family protein, whose product MENNDILIRLRYALEIKNSEMAEIFKLGGLEVSVPEVVKILKKSDDEAENDDQIKLTNSMLDSFLNGFIIYKRGRQEPKPGQPNKPESSIKNNSNVNNILLKKVKIALALTTEDMIDIFKKAGLNVSKGELGAFFRKEGHKNYKVCLDNFARNFLKGLALKYRG is encoded by the coding sequence ATGGAGAATAATGATATATTAATTCGTTTAAGATACGCGTTAGAAATAAAAAATAGTGAAATGGCAGAAATATTTAAGCTTGGAGGATTGGAGGTATCTGTACCAGAGGTGGTGAAAATACTTAAAAAGTCAGATGATGAAGCAGAGAATGACGATCAAATAAAATTAACGAATAGTATGTTAGATTCATTTCTTAATGGCTTTATTATTTATAAAAGAGGAAGGCAAGAGCCTAAACCGGGACAACCAAATAAACCAGAATCGTCGATAAAAAACAATTCGAATGTAAACAATATCCTTTTAAAGAAAGTTAAAATCGCACTGGCATTAACTACAGAGGATATGATAGACATATTTAAAAAAGCTGGATTAAATGTATCAAAAGGAGAGCTAGGAGCCTTCTTCAGAAAAGAAGGGCATAAAAATTATAAAGTGTGCTTAGATAATTTCGCCAGGAACTTCTTAAAAGGATTAGCGCTTAAATATAGAGGATAA
- a CDS encoding histidine kinase dimerization/phospho-acceptor domain-containing protein, translated as MSEYILRTNKLTKKYKDDFALENVNVSIIIAVLLLTRLFALKKEVKKISKQLEKYNDRKTNKKIEMALFDKNMEKLGLEINKLIDLYVAENRKRIRYENEQKQAIANMSHDLRTPLTSILGYIQMAEEEDVTEDERKEIYISDIRKTSPEKLKTVLRYKVIEI; from the coding sequence ATGAGCGAATATATTCTAAGAACAAATAAACTAACAAAAAAATATAAAGATGACTTTGCCCTGGAAAATGTTAATGTATCCATTATAATAGCGGTCCTTTTGCTCACTCGCTTATTTGCTTTAAAAAAAGAAGTGAAAAAGATAAGCAAGCAATTGGAAAAATATAACGATCGAAAAACGAACAAAAAAATAGAAATGGCCCTTTTTGATAAGAATATGGAAAAACTAGGATTGGAAATTAATAAACTTATTGATCTGTACGTGGCCGAAAATAGAAAGAGAATCAGATACGAAAATGAACAAAAGCAAGCAATTGCCAATATGTCTCATGACTTGAGAACGCCATTAACTTCTATTTTAGGATATATTCAGATGGCTGAGGAAGAGGATGTTACAGAGGATGAAAGAAAAGAAATCTACATTTCAGATATAAGAAAAACGTCACCAGAAAAATTAAAGACTGTTCTGAGATATAAAGTGATTGAAATCTGA
- a CDS encoding M48 family metallopeptidase, which produces MLHTYLGETIRFDIKYKNRTSIGLSIDGYGNIVVLAPKKTPDECVIHVLEGNWDQILNKIKEMKKRMEGPQEKVYENNESFLYLGNTYPIKIVQDIAVIQERVEFEKEILHVYIKHLDKNKIKQLLKRYYYQRCKALVEERVFHYQNNFKTKPRSIRITDSKTTWGTCDSNFQLTFNWRLAMAPLEVIDYVVVHEMCHMVHLNHDRSFWRLVGKLMPDYKEKEKWLALSSWKMTV; this is translated from the coding sequence ATGCTACATACTTATTTAGGAGAAACAATACGTTTTGATATAAAATATAAAAATCGTACTTCCATCGGGCTTTCCATAGATGGCTATGGAAATATAGTAGTTTTGGCACCAAAAAAGACGCCTGATGAATGTGTAATTCATGTGCTAGAGGGAAACTGGGATCAAATTCTCAACAAAATAAAAGAAATGAAGAAAAGAATGGAAGGTCCACAGGAAAAGGTATATGAAAATAATGAAAGTTTTCTGTATTTAGGTAATACTTATCCTATTAAAATCGTCCAAGATATAGCTGTTATACAAGAACGTGTGGAGTTCGAAAAAGAAATACTGCATGTTTATATAAAGCATCTTGATAAGAACAAAATAAAGCAATTATTGAAAAGGTATTATTATCAGAGGTGTAAGGCTTTAGTAGAAGAACGAGTCTTTCACTATCAAAATAATTTCAAAACAAAACCTCGCTCGATTCGAATTACTGACAGTAAAACTACATGGGGAACCTGTGATTCAAATTTCCAATTAACCTTTAACTGGAGGTTAGCAATGGCTCCACTTGAGGTAATTGATTATGTCGTTGTTCATGAAATGTGCCATATGGTTCATCTTAATCATGACCGCTCCTTTTGGCGTCTTGTTGGAAAGCTAATGCCTGATTACAAAGAGAAAGAGAAGTGGTTAGCTTTGTCGAGCTGGAAAATGACTGTATAG
- a CDS encoding ATP-binding protein produces MAVNIFSSSLTNTLLESLWIRILPIWRVIVKAEREKGFVVIKVIDHGRGMSEEEVKSLGTPFYSLKSKGTGLGLMICFNIVEKYNGRIEFKSLKDHGTTTLVRFPYCDRAKAKYKRNLQK; encoded by the coding sequence TTGGCAGTAAACATTTTTTCTTCATCATTAACAAACACTCTTCTTGAATCACTTTGGATAAGGATACTACCAATTTGGAGGGTAATTGTAAAAGCTGAAAGGGAAAAAGGTTTTGTTGTCATTAAAGTAATCGACCATGGAAGAGGAATGTCAGAAGAAGAAGTGAAGTCTCTAGGAACCCCTTTTTATTCATTAAAGAGCAAAGGAACAGGTCTTGGATTGATGATTTGCTTTAATATTGTCGAAAAATACAATGGTAGAATTGAATTCAAAAGCTTAAAGGATCATGGAACAACTACTTTAGTTCGCTTTCCATACTGCGATCGAGCAAAGGCAAAGTACAAAAGGAACTTACAGAAGTAA
- a CDS encoding AraC family transcriptional regulator: MLKSMNEAMDYIESHLYDEIDYNELERITGTSVYHFRRMFSFLSGMTLGEYVRNRRLSNATFDLLHEGMSVTETAFKYGYESVDGFSRAFREWSGINPSEVKKKNMLKAFPKLSFQLTIQGGINMDYRIEKKEAYKIVGVKKRVPIQFEGENQEIIKLAKSITPEQRKKLHSYANMEPNQVVNASYNLEEGCMEEKGSLDHMIGFLTTKELDFDGFEVVEVPALTWAIFSSKGEFPKIMQETWAKIASEWLPASDYELVDAPNISFTGDLSDRNNVYSEIWFAVKKKGEK; encoded by the coding sequence GTGCTAAAAAGTATGAACGAGGCAATGGATTATATTGAATCACATTTGTACGATGAGATTGATTATAACGAATTGGAGCGAATCACAGGAACTTCTGTTTATCATTTTCGAAGAATGTTCTCATTCCTTTCTGGCATGACGTTAGGAGAATATGTCCGTAATAGGAGATTATCTAACGCTACTTTTGATTTGCTACATGAAGGAATGAGTGTTACTGAAACAGCATTCAAATATGGTTATGAATCTGTTGATGGATTTTCACGTGCCTTTCGGGAATGGTCGGGAATCAATCCTTCAGAGGTCAAAAAGAAAAACATGCTTAAAGCATTTCCTAAACTCTCCTTCCAATTAACGATTCAAGGAGGAATAAATATGGATTACAGAATCGAGAAAAAAGAAGCTTATAAGATTGTCGGTGTAAAAAAGAGAGTTCCCATTCAATTTGAAGGAGAAAATCAAGAAATAATCAAGCTAGCAAAAAGCATTACACCAGAACAAAGAAAAAAACTGCACAGTTATGCAAATATGGAGCCAAATCAAGTTGTGAATGCTTCCTATAATTTAGAGGAAGGATGTATGGAGGAAAAAGGAAGTCTTGATCATATGATTGGCTTCTTAACCACAAAAGAGTTAGATTTTGATGGATTTGAGGTAGTAGAAGTCCCAGCCCTAACTTGGGCAATATTTTCATCTAAAGGGGAATTTCCAAAGATTATGCAAGAAACCTGGGCAAAAATTGCTTCAGAGTGGCTTCCTGCTTCAGATTATGAATTAGTAGATGCCCCAAACATTTCATTTACAGGAGATTTATCCGACAGAAATAATGTTTATAGTGAAATTTGGTTCGCTGTGAAGAAGAAAGGTGAAAAATAG